In Leptolyngbya sp. O-77, the genomic window GACGGGCTGCGGCCGCAGTTGCTCAGGGCAACACCTGAAATGGCAGCAGCAGAAAATTGCAAAAAGCGACGGCGCGTGGTGCGAGAAAAGCGGCTAGAGGTCATGAGTACAACTATTTTGGGTCGGGGGCAAGGTTTCACTATTGGGGAATAGATTACAACACTTGCAGCCGATTGACGCAATCAGGCGTTGCAAACCAGGTTCAGCCCCAAGGCTGAGCCAAGGGCAAAACCCGCCCAGAGCATGAACTCCAGACGGGTTACTGCATAAGATTGATGCACCAAGGCGATCGCCCTTGGCCCATTCCTCAGTGGGTCGTTGAGCGGGTCGTTTAGCGGGTCGTCTTCAGGCTATTTGTAAGCCGCGACGCACTGCTCGACCAGCGGCAGCACTTGATCAACATCCTTCCAGCCTAAAATTTCCGTCACCTTTTTCTCCAGGTTCTTGTAGGTGCGGAAGAATTCGGCGATTTCGTCCAGGCGATGGGGCGCAATGTCTGCCAGGGACTTGACCCCTGCATAGCGGGGATCTTTGTCGGGCACGCAGAGGATCTTCTCGTCGCGATCGCCCCCGTCCACCATTTCCAGCATCCCGATCGGCCGCGCCGCAATCACGCAGCCGGGGAACGTGGGCTGATCCATGATCACCATGCCGTCTAGCGGGTCGCCGTCGTCTGCCAGCGTGTTGGGCACAAAGCCATAGTCGTAGGGATATTGCACCGAGGCGTACAGCACCCGATCCAGCGCGAAGGCGTTCATGTCCTTGTCAAACTCGTACTTGTTTTTGCTGCCCGCCGGAATCTCGATCAGCACGTTGATGAGGCCGGGCTTTGGCTGAGGGGGAATACGCGATAAATCCACTGTTCTTTCTCCAGCGCAAGGGTTCAGGTTATTGCAGGGGTCAGGCGCTAGGGCGATCGCCCCGCCACGCTGACGCGATAGAAATCGGGAACGAAGAATCAGCCTGGCTTAGTTCGATAGACCTGCTTTCGGTTCCCACTTTACTCTTTACCTGCACGAAAGCGGCTTACAGGATGCATTGACCCAGCATCCGCTCCCCGAATAGCATTTTAGGGGAAGACGTGGCCACGCTGAGAAATTGCAAGGCTTATTGCCGGAGTACCGGCAGAAAGCAACAGGATATTCAGGCATTCAGTTACTCGCCTATGCCGCTTCCAGGGGAGCCATCGTCAGCCCTTCGCGGCGAAGCTGCTGGTGATAGAGTTCGGCCTGCTCTTGCGGCCCCACCCAGACCGTGGCCTGCCCTTCGTAGTGAACCTGATTGGTCAAATCCCAAGCGCGATCGCCCGACATGCCTGGAATGTACTTCATCAGGCACTCGGCCACATGCTGAAAGGTATTGAAGTCGTCGTTTAGCACGATGACTTTGTAGTTTGGGTAGGGCTTGCGGACTGTCTGACTTGTCTTATCGGGGGCGATCGTGGGGGCAGCAGCCATCGCCATCGGTGCGAAAGAGGCAGTCATCAGCATAAAACTTGCAGCTAAGCTCTACATTAAGCAAGATGTAATATTTCCCTTTCTTAGTCTACCTGGGGTCCCGAATTTTGGGTAGACTCTGGGCTTGGACTCGAAACGAGGGGAATCTCGATTTCAAAGGTCGTGCCCTCGCCGGGGGCCGAGAGACAGCGCAGTTCGCCACCGTGCTTTTCGACCACCACCTGATAGCTAATCGCCAGCCCCAGCCCCGTTCCTTTGCCGACGGGCTTCGTGGTAAAAAACGGGTCAAATAGCCGCTGCTGAACGGCAGGTGGAATGCCAGGGCCATTGTCGGCGATCGCCACACACACCCGATCTGCGCCCACCCGCTGCGTCCGAATCAGAATTTTCGGCTCAAACCCTGGTCGCCGCTCCAGTTCCTCTTCCAGCGCATCCACCGCATTGCTCAGCAGGTTCATAAACACTTGGTTGAGCTGGCCTGCGTAGCACTCGATTTCGGGCAGATCGCCATAGTCTTTTTCAATGGCGATCGCCACAGATTGCTCGCCGTTCGTTCCCGGCACAGGGCGTGGCTTTAGCCGATTTTGCAAAATCATCAGCGTGCTGTCGATCCCATCGTGCAAGTTCACCGCCTTCATCTCGGCTTCGTCCATCCGAGAAAACGTCCGCAGCGACGCGACAATTTTTTGAATGCGATCTGCCCCCACCTTCATGGAGGCTAGCAGCTTCGGCAAATCCTGCATCAGAAAATCCAGATCCACCTTTTCCGCTTGTTCCTGAATCGTGGAATGCGGTTCGGGATACTGGTGCCGATAGAGATGGAGGATGTTTAGCAAATCCCGAATGTACCGGCTGGCGTAGGTGAGGTTGCCGTAGATAAAATTTACGGGGTTGTTGATTTCATGCGCCACACCCGCCACCAACTGACCCAGACTCGACATTTTTTCGTTTTGAATCATCTGGCTCTGGGTGCGCCGTAGTTCGATCAGCGTGTTTTGCAAATCCTGGGTCTTTTGCCGCAGCTCCGTTTCCGACTGTTGCAGTTTCACTTGGGCCTGCTTTCGCTCGGTGATGTCGCTAATCGTACCCACCATGCGATAGACCTCACCCGCCTCGTTCTCCACAAACGCGCCGTTGTCTTCTACGTAGATATAGCTGCCGTCTGCTTTGCGAAAGCGATATTCCTCCACTTGGTAGGGCAGCCGCAGTTGCAACGATCGCTCTAGCCGCGACAACACAGCGGGCAAATCATCGGGATGCACCCGCTCTTTCCAGCCCTCAAAGCCAAATTGCTGGAACACGTCGGGGCTGTGCCCGGTGATGCTGGCGATCGCCCCCGCCCAAAGAATCTGCCCCGTCTGAAAGTCGCAGTCATAAATCAACTGACCT contains:
- the clpS gene encoding ATP-dependent Clp protease adapter ClpS; this encodes MTASFAPMAMAAAPTIAPDKTSQTVRKPYPNYKVIVLNDDFNTFQHVAECLMKYIPGMSGDRAWDLTNQVHYEGQATVWVGPQEQAELYHQQLRREGLTMAPLEAA
- a CDS encoding inorganic diphosphatase, with amino-acid sequence MDLSRIPPQPKPGLINVLIEIPAGSKNKYEFDKDMNAFALDRVLYASVQYPYDYGFVPNTLADDGDPLDGMVIMDQPTFPGCVIAARPIGMLEMVDGGDRDEKILCVPDKDPRYAGVKSLADIAPHRLDEIAEFFRTYKNLEKKVTEILGWKDVDQVLPLVEQCVAAYK
- a CDS encoding PAS domain S-box protein yields the protein MSNLPEPISTSRLHPDADRLSDLGVASDAVLREQEQFLRSIYEGVNFSVFVCDVRENGDLYVAGWNPISEMDVGKRSVDVVGKTLEEVFGPEQGGEIARRFRTCVERADVYTYEELRIFQGKERWFLTTLNPLKDCSGRVYRLVGTAMDITERRLAEAAQRESEERFRLVAERTGQLIYDCDFQTGQILWAGAIASITGHSPDVFQQFGFEGWKERVHPDDLPAVLSRLERSLQLRLPYQVEEYRFRKADGSYIYVEDNGAFVENEAGEVYRMVGTISDITERKQAQVKLQQSETELRQKTQDLQNTLIELRRTQSQMIQNEKMSSLGQLVAGVAHEINNPVNFIYGNLTYASRYIRDLLNILHLYRHQYPEPHSTIQEQAEKVDLDFLMQDLPKLLASMKVGADRIQKIVASLRTFSRMDEAEMKAVNLHDGIDSTLMILQNRLKPRPVPGTNGEQSVAIAIEKDYGDLPEIECYAGQLNQVFMNLLSNAVDALEEELERRPGFEPKILIRTQRVGADRVCVAIADNGPGIPPAVQQRLFDPFFTTKPVGKGTGLGLAISYQVVVEKHGGELRCLSAPGEGTTFEIEIPLVSSPSPESTQNSGPQVD